The proteins below come from a single Streptomyces sp. B3I8 genomic window:
- a CDS encoding thioesterase family protein, with protein MRHLYRCPLRWADMDAYGHVNNVVFLRYLEEARIDFLFRPDMDFRQGSVVARHEIDYKRQLVHRHAPVDIEMWVTEVRAASFTLAYEVKDPGQVYVRASTVIVPFDFEAQRPRRITAEEREFLDGYRDDGAADEATGAAQDEGEAVAA; from the coding sequence TTGCGGCACCTCTACCGCTGCCCACTGCGCTGGGCGGACATGGACGCGTACGGCCACGTCAACAACGTGGTGTTCCTCCGCTACCTGGAGGAGGCCCGTATCGACTTCCTGTTCCGTCCGGACATGGACTTCCGGCAGGGGTCCGTGGTGGCACGCCATGAGATCGACTACAAGCGACAGCTCGTCCACCGGCACGCGCCCGTGGACATCGAGATGTGGGTCACGGAGGTCAGGGCGGCGTCCTTCACCCTCGCCTACGAGGTGAAGGACCCCGGCCAGGTCTACGTCCGCGCGTCGACGGTGATCGTGCCGTTCGACTTCGAGGCGCAGCGGCCGCGCCGGATAACCGCCGAGGAGCGCGAGTTCCTCGACGGTTACCGGGACGACGGCGCGGCGGACGAGGCCACGGGCGCAGCGCAGGACGAGGGCGAGGCCGTCGCCGCATGA
- the ettA gene encoding energy-dependent translational throttle protein EttA yields the protein MAEFIYTMRKARKAHGDKVILDDVTLNFLPGAKIGVVGPNGAGKSTVLKIMAGLEQPSNGDAYLSPGYTVGILLQEPPLNEEKTVLENVQEGVAEIKGKLDRFNEIAEQMATEYTDELMDEMGKLQEQLDHANAWDLDAQLEQAMDALGCPPGDWPVVNLSGGEKRRVALCKLLLEAPDLLLLDEPTNHLDAESVNWLEQHLAKYEGTVVAVTHDRYFLDNVAGWICEVDRGRLHGYEGNYSKYLETKASRLKVEGQKDAKRQKRLKDELEWVRSNAKGRQAKSKARLARYEEMAAEADKMRKLDFEEIQIPPGPRLGSVVVEVDKLNKAFGEKVLIEDLSFTLPRNGIVGVIGPNGAGKTTLFKMIQGLEEPDAGSIKVGETVKISYVDQSRENIDPKKTLWAVVSDELDYINVGQVEMPSRAYVSAFGFKGPDQQKPAGVLSGGERNRLNLALTLKQGGNLLLLDEPTNDLDVETLSSLENALLEFPGCAVVVSHDRWFLDRVATHILAYEGESKWFWFEGNFESYEKNKIERLGADAARPHRATYKKLTRG from the coding sequence TTGGCTGAGTTCATTTACACCATGCGCAAGGCGCGCAAAGCGCACGGCGACAAGGTGATCCTCGACGACGTCACCCTGAACTTCCTGCCGGGGGCGAAGATCGGCGTCGTCGGCCCGAACGGCGCCGGTAAGTCCACCGTCCTCAAGATCATGGCGGGCCTCGAGCAGCCGTCGAACGGTGACGCCTACCTCTCTCCCGGTTACACCGTGGGCATCCTGCTGCAGGAGCCCCCGCTGAACGAGGAGAAGACGGTCCTGGAGAACGTCCAGGAGGGCGTCGCCGAGATCAAGGGCAAGCTCGACCGGTTCAACGAGATCGCCGAGCAGATGGCGACCGAGTACACCGACGAGCTCATGGACGAGATGGGCAAGCTGCAGGAGCAGCTCGACCACGCCAATGCCTGGGACCTCGACGCCCAGCTCGAGCAGGCCATGGACGCGCTGGGCTGCCCGCCCGGCGACTGGCCCGTGGTCAACCTCTCCGGTGGCGAGAAGCGCCGCGTGGCGCTGTGCAAGCTGCTGCTGGAGGCCCCCGACCTGCTGCTCCTCGACGAGCCCACCAACCATCTCGACGCCGAGTCGGTGAACTGGCTGGAGCAGCACCTCGCCAAGTACGAGGGCACCGTCGTGGCCGTCACCCACGACCGGTACTTCCTGGACAACGTCGCCGGGTGGATCTGCGAGGTCGACCGCGGCCGGCTGCACGGCTACGAGGGCAACTACTCCAAGTACCTGGAGACCAAGGCCTCCCGCCTCAAGGTCGAGGGCCAGAAGGACGCCAAGCGGCAGAAGCGCCTCAAGGACGAGCTGGAGTGGGTCCGCTCCAACGCCAAGGGACGCCAGGCCAAGTCCAAGGCCCGCCTCGCCCGTTACGAGGAGATGGCCGCCGAGGCCGACAAGATGCGGAAGCTGGACTTTGAGGAGATCCAGATCCCGCCGGGGCCGCGCCTGGGCAGCGTGGTCGTCGAGGTCGACAAGCTCAACAAGGCCTTCGGCGAGAAGGTCCTCATCGAGGACCTCAGCTTCACCCTGCCGCGCAACGGCATCGTCGGCGTCATCGGCCCGAACGGCGCCGGCAAGACCACGCTGTTCAAGATGATCCAGGGCCTGGAGGAGCCGGACGCCGGTTCCATTAAGGTCGGCGAGACGGTCAAGATCTCCTACGTCGACCAGAGCCGCGAGAACATCGACCCCAAGAAGACCCTGTGGGCCGTCGTCTCCGACGAGCTGGACTACATCAACGTCGGACAGGTGGAGATGCCCTCCCGGGCGTACGTCTCCGCCTTCGGGTTCAAGGGACCGGACCAGCAGAAGCCGGCCGGCGTGCTCTCCGGCGGTGAGCGCAACCGCCTCAACCTCGCGCTCACCCTCAAGCAGGGCGGCAACCTGCTGCTCCTCGACGAGCCGACCAACGACCTCGACGTCGAGACGCTCTCCAGCCTGGAGAACGCGCTGCTGGAGTTCCCCGGCTGCGCCGTGGTCGTCTCCCACGACCGGTGGTTCCTCGACCGCGTGGCCACGCACATCCTCGCCTACGAGGGCGAGTCCAAGTGGTTCTGGTTCGAGGGCAACTTCGAGTCGTACGAGAAGAACAAGATCGAGCGCCTGGGCGCCGACGCCGCGCGCCCGCACCGCGCCACCTACAAGAAGCTGACCCGGGGCTGA
- a CDS encoding TQXA domain-containing protein produces MKPALSALSGLSAWTGTLSARGRRAVRAVLPRRPARLAAVTLVSGLVAAGALAGATSAVAEESTRTEGGATATIGGLKTYGDAVIHGADGDRQVSAGLFEMTVEGGGTLQTYCVDIDNPTQKGARYQETPWSGTSLGANKAAGRIHWILRNSYPQVNDLAALAAKAGATGLTEQDAAAGTQVAIWRYSDGADVEALNPRAERLADYLERTARSAVEPQASLRLDPPAVSGHPGERLGPVTVHTTADSVTVAPPAAATANGVTVVDTHGKPITSAADGSRIYFDVPEDTAAGSASLTVQASTSVPVGRAFVSDSRSQTQILAGSSESTVSATATADWAEQGAIPALSARKNCAGGGLDITAANQGDKPFVFSLMGSEHSVEAGARKTVTIPLQEDQAYDFTVKGSHGADSRFEGVLDCATETAESTDVGGESVQTLSEPSPVTVGGTTDVTNLAETGGSNATPLIAGVAIGLVVIGGAVLLLLGRRKNPTTRH; encoded by the coding sequence GTGAAGCCCGCGTTGTCCGCCCTGTCGGGGCTGTCCGCATGGACCGGCACGCTGTCCGCCCGCGGCCGGCGAGCCGTGCGGGCGGTACTGCCGCGGAGGCCCGCGCGTCTCGCCGCCGTGACCCTGGTGTCCGGACTGGTGGCCGCCGGAGCGCTGGCCGGCGCGACCTCCGCCGTCGCCGAGGAGAGCACCCGGACCGAGGGCGGCGCCACGGCGACCATCGGCGGCCTCAAGACGTACGGGGACGCGGTCATCCACGGCGCGGACGGGGACCGGCAGGTGTCCGCGGGGCTGTTCGAGATGACCGTCGAGGGCGGCGGCACACTGCAGACGTACTGCGTCGACATCGACAACCCCACACAGAAGGGCGCCCGGTACCAGGAGACCCCCTGGAGCGGCACCTCGCTCGGCGCCAACAAGGCCGCCGGCCGCATCCACTGGATCCTGCGCAACTCCTACCCCCAGGTCAACGACCTCGCCGCGCTTGCCGCCAAGGCAGGGGCCACGGGCCTCACCGAGCAGGACGCCGCGGCCGGCACCCAGGTGGCCATCTGGCGGTACTCGGACGGCGCCGACGTCGAGGCGCTGAACCCGCGGGCGGAGCGGCTCGCGGACTACCTCGAGCGCACCGCCCGCTCGGCCGTCGAGCCGCAGGCCTCGCTGCGCCTGGACCCGCCCGCCGTCTCCGGGCACCCGGGCGAACGGCTCGGACCGGTCACCGTGCACACCACCGCCGACAGCGTCACCGTGGCACCGCCGGCCGCCGCCACCGCGAACGGGGTGACGGTGGTCGACACCCACGGGAAGCCGATCACCTCGGCCGCCGACGGCAGCCGGATCTACTTCGACGTGCCCGAGGACACGGCGGCCGGGTCGGCCTCGCTGACCGTCCAGGCGTCCACCAGCGTGCCGGTCGGCCGGGCCTTCGTCTCCGACAGCCGCAGTCAGACACAGATCCTGGCCGGCTCCAGCGAGTCGACGGTGTCCGCGACGGCGACGGCCGACTGGGCGGAGCAAGGGGCGATACCCGCGCTGTCGGCCCGGAAGAACTGCGCCGGGGGCGGGCTCGACATCACCGCCGCGAACCAGGGCGACAAGCCCTTCGTCTTCTCCCTGATGGGCTCCGAGCACAGCGTCGAGGCCGGTGCCAGGAAGACGGTCACGATCCCGTTGCAGGAGGACCAGGCGTACGACTTCACCGTCAAGGGGTCGCACGGGGCCGACAGCCGCTTCGAGGGCGTCCTCGACTGCGCGACCGAGACGGCCGAGAGCACCGACGTGGGCGGTGAGTCGGTGCAGACACTGAGCGAACCGAGCCCGGTGACGGTCGGCGGCACCACCGACGTCACCAACCTCGCCGAGACCGGTGGCTCGAACGCGACTCCGCTGATCGCCGGAGTGGCGATCGGCCTGGTCGTGATCGGCGGCGCGGTCCTGCTGCTCCTCGGTCGCAGGAAGAACCCCACCACCCGGCACTGA
- a CDS encoding single-stranded DNA-binding protein, whose translation MNETTVCVVGNVATQPVFRESATGPSARFRLAVTARYWDREKSAWADGHTNFFTVWARRALATHVGASLAVGDPVLVQGRLKVRTEQRDGQNWASADLDASAIGHDLARGTSAFRRATRPETPQSTAARPEDAQPEPVWEAEPPGEPATHPGRRTRPQPVAAGAT comes from the coding sequence ATGAACGAGACGACTGTGTGCGTGGTCGGCAATGTCGCGACGCAACCGGTGTTCCGCGAGTCCGCGACCGGCCCGTCGGCGCGCTTCCGACTGGCGGTGACGGCGCGGTACTGGGACCGCGAGAAAAGCGCGTGGGCGGACGGGCACACCAACTTCTTCACGGTGTGGGCCCGTCGGGCACTGGCCACTCACGTCGGCGCGTCCCTGGCAGTGGGTGATCCGGTGCTCGTGCAGGGCCGGCTGAAGGTGCGCACCGAGCAGCGCGACGGGCAGAACTGGGCCTCGGCGGACCTGGACGCCTCCGCGATCGGCCATGATCTGGCGCGGGGCACGTCGGCCTTCCGGCGGGCCACGAGGCCCGAGACACCGCAGAGCACGGCGGCCCGGCCCGAGGACGCGCAGCCGGAGCCCGTCTGGGAGGCGGAACCGCCCGGCGAACCGGCCACGCATCCCGGACGGCGGACCCGACCCCAGCCGGTCGCGGCCGGGGCGACATGA
- a CDS encoding GTP-binding protein — MTAVTDRTDHAPERPGGPVGADRPEEPDGREGLDSREGPNSPEGPDSAQGPDGAQGAPLEGGAGQEVAPHVAGKGSEGAPGTPGKAESAVRTATAATVEAGQPEGGRGGGDEVGTGGERGKSGERGKGDERGKSGDSVADGEPGKGTSIGAGGSVGKNAGGTEAFRDPRAHMALQRAQPDVRRPSEGARPGGRTAPEGRPPALAPVPAPEGRPAPEVGDGNRRAAAPEDGDGGDVWDDGLIARRVNEKNAAQEAPSAVETRSSAARRPAPLAYDGRLRSRLDALRELVGLSRTRLDSRTLTEASRVLEEAAARRRLSGQHTVVALAGATGSGKSALFNALAGVAISETGVRRPTTAAPIACSWSDGAAPLIDRLGIPGRLRRRPVQGPDGDPQLRGLVLVDLPDHDSAAVAHREQVDRVLALVDAVIWVVDPEKYADAVLHERYLRPMAGHAEVMFVVLNQVDRLPGEAAEQVLDDLRRLLDEDGVALGEYGEPGATVLPVSALTGDGIGELREALGQFVSERGAPGRRVSADVDAAAARLRPVYTTGLRAGLSENARDEFAARLADAVGATAAGEAAERAWLRNANRACGTPWLRLWRWCRDRREPPTGRLPLRAPADEEATARQRVEQAVRTVADRAAAGLPSAWAQAVREAAVRGASGLPEALDALAVRAGAPPGRPPRPGWWPAAVLAQASMTLLQVIGGLWLIGQIIGFMSPNLGVPVLLMALGIVGGPVVEWSCRMAARGPARRYGLEAERRLREAAAGCGRARVLDPVASELLRYREVREQYARVTGVVAGAGVGAEAAGAAGAGGRRPREMNGYR, encoded by the coding sequence GTGACCGCCGTCACTGACCGCACGGACCACGCCCCAGAACGGCCCGGGGGGCCCGTGGGGGCCGACAGACCGGAGGAACCGGACGGCCGGGAGGGCCTGGACAGCCGGGAGGGTCCGAACAGCCCGGAGGGTCCGGACAGTGCGCAGGGTCCGGACGGTGCGCAGGGCGCTCCCTTGGAGGGTGGGGCGGGGCAGGAAGTCGCGCCGCACGTCGCGGGGAAGGGCTCGGAAGGAGCGCCGGGGACGCCAGGAAAGGCGGAATCGGCGGTAAGGACGGCTACGGCGGCAACGGTGGAAGCAGGGCAACCGGAGGGGGGCCGCGGCGGGGGCGACGAGGTCGGCACGGGCGGCGAGCGAGGCAAAAGCGGGGAGCGAGGCAAGGGCGACGAGCGAGGCAAAAGCGGGGACAGCGTCGCGGACGGGGAGCCCGGCAAGGGCACAAGCATCGGCGCGGGCGGGAGCGTCGGCAAGAACGCCGGTGGGACGGAAGCCTTCAGGGATCCTCGGGCCCACATGGCCCTCCAGCGTGCCCAACCCGACGTCCGTAGGCCGTCGGAGGGCGCCCGGCCGGGCGGCCGTACGGCACCTGAGGGGCGTCCTCCCGCGCTCGCACCGGTACCGGCACCCGAGGGCCGTCCCGCGCCCGAGGTCGGCGACGGGAACAGACGCGCGGCCGCGCCCGAGGACGGTGACGGTGGTGATGTCTGGGACGACGGGCTGATCGCGCGGCGGGTGAACGAGAAGAACGCCGCCCAGGAGGCGCCGTCCGCAGTGGAGACCAGGAGCAGCGCCGCACGGCGGCCCGCGCCCCTCGCCTACGACGGTCGCCTCCGGTCGCGTCTCGACGCGCTGCGCGAACTCGTCGGGTTGTCGCGCACCCGACTGGACAGCCGCACGCTGACCGAGGCGAGCCGCGTACTGGAGGAAGCGGCGGCGCGCCGCAGGCTCTCCGGGCAGCACACGGTCGTCGCCCTGGCCGGCGCGACCGGCAGTGGCAAGTCGGCGCTGTTCAACGCGCTCGCCGGGGTCGCGATCTCGGAGACCGGCGTGCGCCGGCCCACCACCGCCGCACCCATCGCGTGCAGTTGGAGTGACGGCGCCGCGCCGCTCATCGACCGGCTGGGCATCCCCGGACGGCTGCGCAGACGCCCCGTCCAGGGACCCGACGGAGACCCGCAGCTGCGCGGGCTGGTCCTGGTGGACCTGCCCGACCACGACTCGGCGGCCGTGGCCCACCGCGAGCAGGTCGACCGCGTCCTGGCGCTCGTCGACGCCGTCATCTGGGTCGTCGATCCGGAGAAGTACGCCGACGCCGTCCTGCACGAGCGCTATCTGCGGCCCATGGCGGGCCATGCGGAGGTCATGTTCGTCGTCCTCAACCAGGTGGACCGGCTCCCCGGCGAAGCCGCCGAACAGGTGCTCGACGACTTGCGGCGACTGCTCGACGAGGACGGTGTCGCCCTCGGCGAGTACGGCGAGCCGGGCGCCACCGTGCTTCCGGTGTCGGCGCTCACCGGTGACGGCATCGGGGAACTGCGCGAGGCGCTCGGGCAGTTCGTGAGCGAACGGGGCGCCCCCGGGCGCCGGGTCTCGGCGGACGTGGACGCGGCCGCCGCTCGGCTGCGGCCGGTGTACACCACGGGGCTGCGCGCGGGGCTCAGCGAGAACGCGCGTGACGAGTTCGCCGCGCGGCTCGCGGACGCGGTCGGCGCCACCGCGGCGGGCGAGGCGGCCGAACGCGCCTGGCTGCGCAACGCCAACCGGGCGTGCGGAACACCCTGGTTGCGGCTGTGGCGCTGGTGCCGGGACCGGCGCGAGCCCCCGACGGGACGGCTTCCGCTGCGTGCCCCCGCGGACGAGGAGGCGACGGCGCGACAGCGCGTCGAGCAGGCGGTGCGGACGGTGGCGGACCGCGCGGCGGCGGGGCTGCCCTCGGCGTGGGCACAGGCGGTGCGCGAAGCCGCCGTGCGCGGCGCGAGCGGTCTCCCGGAGGCGCTGGACGCGCTGGCCGTGCGCGCCGGTGCGCCGCCCGGACGGCCACCGCGGCCGGGCTGGTGGCCGGCGGCGGTGCTGGCGCAGGCCTCGATGACCCTGCTGCAGGTGATCGGTGGGTTGTGGCTGATCGGTCAGATCATCGGATTCATGTCGCCGAACCTGGGTGTGCCGGTGCTGTTGATGGCGTTGGGGATCGTCGGCGGACCGGTGGTGGAGTGGAGCTGCCGGATGGCCGCGCGGGGGCCGGCGCGGCGGTACGGGCTGGAGGCTGAACGCAGGCTGCGGGAGGCGGCTGCCGGGTGCGGACGCGCCCGGGTGCTGGACCCGGTGGCGTCCGAACTGCTGCGGTACCGGGAGGTGCGGGAGCAGTACGCGAGGGTCACGGGAGTGGTGGCCGGGGCTGGGGTGGGGGCCGAGGCCGCGGGCGCGGCGGGGGCCGGGGGCCGGAGGCCGAGGGAGATGAACGGGTACCGGTGA
- a CDS encoding dynamin family protein: protein MVTLDVRPQLLDALSALRDRVACARFPLPLAGAPRARANRDELLAQLDDYLVPRLRQPEAPLLAVVGGSTGAGKSTLVNSLVGRKVSEAGVLRPTTRTPVLVCHPEDHHWFSGMRVLPELGREWLPHGETGDDDLPSLGDQGQRVLRIETAETLPPGLALLDAPDVDSLIADNRTLAAELICAADIWVMVTTAARYADAVPWHLLRTAKEQRATLVTVLDRVPHQVVTEVSRQYAALLTKAGLGDVPRFTVPELPESAWGGGLLPATAVAPLRTWLTHLVQDPATRSAAMARTAHGVLGSLDSRLPELAGAAAAQYAAALRLTAAVDSAYDSEYARVRGRLQAGAVLAGDALKRWRSFPLDCTARELLDALVESLGALLLCAVTAADERIDEAWRLEPAADAPELAGHDPAADHTEHRIGLAVRRWRRVLEEYAEEEARDLDRSVAPDAEMVAALVATALLGGRRARSAGERLAERIGAHGALRLRDRAARLLSDYVDRVLHTERERRLAPLDALEVHAEPQAELIAALSLLQKER from the coding sequence GTGGTGACCTTGGATGTACGGCCCCAGTTGCTCGACGCACTCTCCGCCCTGCGCGACCGTGTGGCCTGCGCACGCTTTCCGCTCCCTCTCGCGGGAGCGCCACGTGCGCGTGCGAACCGGGACGAACTCCTCGCGCAACTCGACGACTATCTGGTGCCCAGACTCCGTCAACCAGAGGCGCCGCTGCTTGCCGTGGTGGGTGGTTCGACCGGTGCCGGCAAGTCGACGCTCGTCAACTCCCTGGTGGGGCGCAAGGTCAGTGAGGCCGGCGTCCTGCGGCCCACGACCCGCACCCCCGTGCTGGTCTGTCATCCCGAGGACCACCACTGGTTCAGCGGCATGCGCGTCCTGCCCGAACTCGGCCGTGAATGGCTGCCCCACGGGGAGACCGGCGACGACGACCTGCCCTCCCTCGGCGATCAGGGACAGCGCGTACTGCGTATCGAGACCGCCGAGACCCTGCCACCGGGCCTCGCCCTCCTCGACGCCCCCGACGTCGACTCCCTCATCGCCGACAACCGCACCCTCGCCGCCGAACTCATCTGCGCGGCCGACATCTGGGTCATGGTCACCACCGCCGCGCGGTACGCCGACGCCGTCCCCTGGCACCTGCTGCGCACCGCCAAGGAGCAGCGGGCGACGCTCGTGACCGTCCTGGACCGCGTTCCCCACCAGGTCGTCACCGAGGTGTCACGGCAGTACGCCGCCCTGCTCACCAAGGCCGGACTCGGCGACGTGCCCCGCTTCACCGTGCCCGAACTGCCCGAGTCGGCCTGGGGCGGCGGCCTGCTGCCCGCGACCGCCGTCGCGCCGCTGCGCACCTGGCTCACCCATCTCGTGCAGGACCCGGCCACCCGGAGCGCCGCCATGGCCCGTACCGCTCACGGAGTCCTGGGCTCGCTCGACTCCCGGCTGCCCGAACTGGCCGGCGCCGCGGCCGCGCAGTACGCCGCGGCGCTCCGGCTCACCGCCGCCGTCGACAGCGCGTACGACAGCGAGTACGCGCGTGTGCGGGGCCGGTTGCAGGCCGGTGCCGTACTCGCCGGGGACGCCCTCAAACGGTGGCGCAGCTTCCCGTTGGACTGCACCGCCCGGGAACTGCTCGACGCCCTGGTGGAGAGCCTCGGCGCGTTGCTGCTGTGTGCCGTCACCGCCGCCGACGAACGCATCGACGAGGCCTGGCGCCTCGAACCCGCCGCCGACGCCCCGGAACTCGCCGGCCACGATCCGGCTGCCGACCACACCGAGCACCGGATCGGCCTGGCGGTGCGCCGCTGGCGGCGCGTGCTGGAGGAGTACGCCGAGGAGGAGGCGCGCGATCTCGACCGGAGCGTCGCGCCGGACGCCGAGATGGTCGCGGCGCTGGTTGCCACCGCGCTGCTGGGCGGCCGCCGGGCGCGTTCCGCGGGCGAGCGGCTCGCCGAGCGGATCGGCGCCCACGGTGCCCTGCGGCTGCGCGACCGGGCCGCACGGTTGCTCTCCGACTACGTCGACCGGGTGCTGCACACCGAGCGGGAGCGCCGGCTCGCCCCGCTCGACGCCCTGGAGGTCCATGCCGAACCCCAGGCGGAACTCATCGCCGCGCTGTCCCTACTGCAGAAGGAGAGGTGA
- a CDS encoding D-2-hydroxyacid dehydrogenase family protein yields MRLRCAVVDDYQGVATSVVDWSGLAGDLDVVSFGKHFADEDALVGALADFDIVVTLRERVAFPGSVLSRLPRLRLLVASGMRNSVIDYAAAEAHGVTVCGTASSPTPPVELTWALLLGLARGIVTENAALRSGGPWQSTLGADLHGQRLGLLGLGKIGGRVAQVGLAFGMRVSAWSRNLTQERADEVGVERAGSKEELLRTSDFVSLHLVLSERTRRMLGAAELTLLKPTAYLVNTSRAGLVDQEALLTTLREGRIAGAAIDVFDSEPLPVGHPMRSAPRLLATPHLGYVSRANYERFYGQAVEDIRAYLAGEPIRVLGPA; encoded by the coding sequence GTGCGGCTCAGGTGTGCGGTGGTGGACGACTACCAGGGGGTGGCGACCTCCGTGGTCGACTGGTCTGGGCTCGCCGGTGACCTCGACGTCGTGTCCTTCGGGAAGCACTTCGCCGATGAGGACGCCCTCGTGGGCGCGCTGGCCGACTTCGACATCGTCGTCACGCTGCGGGAACGCGTCGCGTTCCCCGGATCCGTGCTCTCCCGGTTGCCGCGGCTGCGGCTGCTCGTCGCCTCCGGGATGCGCAACAGCGTCATCGACTACGCCGCCGCCGAGGCGCACGGTGTGACCGTGTGCGGTACGGCGAGCTCCCCCACCCCGCCCGTCGAGCTGACCTGGGCGCTGCTGCTCGGGCTGGCCCGTGGCATCGTCACCGAGAACGCCGCGCTGCGTTCGGGCGGCCCCTGGCAGAGCACCCTCGGCGCCGATCTGCACGGGCAGCGGCTCGGATTGCTCGGGCTCGGGAAAATCGGTGGGCGGGTGGCCCAGGTCGGGCTCGCGTTCGGGATGCGGGTGAGCGCCTGGAGCCGGAACCTCACCCAGGAGCGTGCCGACGAGGTCGGTGTCGAACGCGCGGGGTCGAAGGAGGAGTTGCTCCGCACGAGTGACTTCGTTTCGCTGCACCTTGTGCTGAGCGAGCGCACCCGGAGGATGCTCGGCGCCGCCGAACTCACCCTCCTCAAGCCCACCGCCTACCTGGTCAACACCTCGCGCGCCGGCCTCGTCGACCAGGAGGCGCTGCTCACGACCCTGCGCGAGGGCCGTATCGCGGGCGCCGCCATCGACGTGTTCGACAGCGAGCCGCTGCCCGTCGGCCACCCCATGCGCTCCGCCCCACGCCTGCTGGCCACCCCGCACCTCGGATACGTCAGCCGGGCCAACTACGAACGCTTCTACGGGCAGGCTGTGGAAGACATCCGCGCCTACCTGGCCGGGGAGCCGATACGCGTCCTGGGACCGGCGTAG
- a CDS encoding chaplin, which produces MSRIAKATAVALGTGAVVLSGAGLSMADAGAQGTAVGSPGVLSGNVVQVPVHIPVNVCGNTITVIGALNPAFGNVCVNGDEDEKKSGHSKDDGKSGHKRHDDGKSGYKRHAGGYGG; this is translated from the coding sequence ATGTCTCGCATCGCGAAGGCGACCGCGGTTGCCCTCGGCACGGGTGCCGTGGTGCTCAGCGGCGCCGGCCTGTCCATGGCGGACGCGGGTGCCCAGGGTACGGCCGTCGGGTCGCCCGGTGTCCTTTCCGGCAACGTCGTCCAGGTCCCCGTCCACATCCCCGTCAACGTGTGCGGGAACACCATCACCGTGATCGGCGCCCTCAACCCCGCCTTCGGCAACGTCTGTGTCAACGGCGACGAGGACGAGAAGAAGTCCGGTCACTCCAAGGACGACGGCAAGTCGGGGCACAAGCGGCACGACGACGGCAAGTCGGGCTACAAGCGGCACGCCGGCGGCTACGGCGGCTGA
- a CDS encoding tyrosinase family protein, with amino-acid sequence MAVHTRKNVTALSRTERRRLVEALLALKRRGEYDEFVRTHIDHYVADGEDGLRTAHMTPSFLPWHRRFVLELERALQRLDASVTVPYWDWTRTRDASAAPWTDDLLGGNGRRSDGRVTTGPFAYGGGAWTIKESVTDAEYLMRDLGRHRDPIGLPTRAELDRALAEPLYDVAPWNSTSAKGFRNKLEGWGRGTGSAAWLTHNRVHRWVGGHMLGGASVNDPVFWMHHAFVDLQWSRWQQRHRGARYLPARQPGHEDPQHGRIVARDERLPPWDVTPADMEDMSDVYRYV; translated from the coding sequence ATGGCGGTCCACACACGGAAGAACGTCACCGCGCTGTCCCGCACGGAGCGGCGCCGCCTTGTCGAGGCGCTGCTCGCGCTCAAACGGCGCGGTGAGTACGACGAGTTCGTCCGCACGCACATCGACCACTACGTCGCCGACGGCGAGGACGGGCTGCGCACAGCCCACATGACGCCGTCCTTCCTGCCTTGGCACCGGCGGTTCGTACTGGAACTGGAGCGTGCTCTGCAACGCCTCGACGCGTCGGTGACGGTGCCGTACTGGGACTGGACCCGCACACGTGACGCGTCCGCCGCGCCCTGGACCGACGACCTGCTCGGCGGGAACGGGCGCCGCTCCGACGGCCGGGTGACCACCGGCCCGTTCGCCTACGGCGGGGGTGCCTGGACGATCAAGGAGAGCGTGACGGACGCCGAGTACCTGATGCGGGACCTCGGCCGCCACCGCGACCCGATCGGCCTCCCCACGCGTGCGGAGCTGGACCGGGCCCTCGCCGAGCCCCTGTACGACGTCGCGCCCTGGAACTCGACGTCGGCGAAGGGGTTCCGCAACAAGCTGGAGGGCTGGGGCCGGGGGACGGGCAGCGCGGCCTGGCTCACTCACAACCGCGTCCACCGCTGGGTCGGCGGTCACATGCTCGGCGGCGCCTCGGTCAACGACCCCGTCTTCTGGATGCACCACGCCTTCGTCGACCTGCAGTGGTCGCGCTGGCAGCAGCGGCATCGGGGGGCGCGTTACCTGCCCGCGCGGCAGCCGGGACACGAGGACCCCCAGCACGGACGAATCGTGGCTCGCGACGAACGGCTGCCGCCGTGGGACGTGACCCCGGCGGACATGGAGGACATGAGCGACGTCTACCGGTACGTATAG